A genomic region of Mycolicibacterium poriferae contains the following coding sequences:
- a CDS encoding TIGR03617 family F420-dependent LLM class oxidoreductase: protein MHVDVMTTPQPLRQIGDLARRTQAAHFSGMLFTETGRTAYLNAAVAAQAAPGLELSTGVAVAFPRSPFVTAAAAWELQEATGGNFRLGLGTQVRTHVVRRYGAEYERPGPRLRDYVQAVKACFAAFRTGTLDHHGDFYSLDFITPQWSPGPIDAPDPKVDIAAVNPWMLRMAGEVADGIHVHPLGEPGYIARHVLPNRAEGAEKSGRSASDVAVIVPVMTIVGDTDEERDRERELVRASMSFYGSTPNYAFIWDEAGFEGTTARIREKQKAGDYAGMAAQITDEHIAMFATESTWDELADALITKYGRVAERIVLYNALADADRFERYGEVAQQITGG from the coding sequence ATGCACGTCGACGTGATGACCACTCCCCAACCGCTGCGGCAGATCGGTGATCTCGCCCGTCGCACGCAGGCCGCGCACTTCTCCGGGATGTTGTTCACCGAGACGGGACGCACCGCCTACCTCAATGCGGCGGTGGCGGCGCAGGCGGCGCCGGGCTTGGAGCTGTCGACGGGTGTGGCGGTGGCGTTTCCGCGCAGCCCGTTCGTGACGGCCGCGGCGGCGTGGGAGCTGCAGGAGGCGACCGGCGGGAACTTCCGGCTCGGGCTGGGCACCCAGGTGCGCACACATGTGGTGCGGCGCTACGGCGCGGAGTACGAGCGCCCCGGCCCGCGGCTGCGCGACTACGTGCAGGCGGTCAAGGCGTGCTTCGCGGCGTTCCGGACCGGCACGCTGGATCATCACGGCGACTTCTACAGCCTGGACTTCATCACCCCGCAGTGGAGCCCGGGACCGATCGACGCACCTGACCCGAAGGTCGACATCGCCGCGGTGAACCCGTGGATGTTGCGGATGGCCGGTGAGGTGGCCGACGGCATCCACGTGCACCCGTTGGGCGAGCCGGGCTACATCGCACGCCATGTGCTGCCGAATCGCGCTGAGGGAGCGGAGAAGTCGGGCCGTTCGGCGTCTGACGTGGCGGTGATCGTGCCGGTGATGACGATCGTCGGCGACACCGACGAGGAGCGTGACCGCGAGCGGGAGCTGGTGCGGGCCAGCATGAGCTTCTACGGCAGCACCCCGAACTACGCGTTCATCTGGGACGAGGCCGGGTTCGAGGGGACGACGGCGCGGATCCGGGAGAAGCAGAAGGCCGGGGACTACGCGGGCATGGCCGCACAGATCACCGACGAGCACATCGCGATGTTCGCCACCGAGTCGACGTGGGACGAGTTGGCCGATGCGCTGATCACCAAGTACGGCAGGGTGGCCGAGCGCATCGTGCTGTACAACGCGCTGGCCGACGCTGACCGGTTCGAGCGTTACGGTGAGGTGGCGCAACAGATCACGGGCGGTTGA
- a CDS encoding RidA family protein, translating to MTIQRINPSQLFDSKPNGHSQGTIVESGKLAFFSGQVAWSPQHTAPPDSLAEQTQMVTANLQVCLDSVGATRDDIVMARVYIVDLSPERLNEAFPALLEFFGDVYPSLTGIGVQALAGPELHIEIEMVVRVPD from the coding sequence GTGACGATCCAGCGCATCAACCCGTCCCAGCTGTTCGACTCCAAGCCCAACGGTCACTCACAGGGCACGATCGTCGAATCCGGCAAGCTGGCCTTCTTCTCCGGACAGGTCGCGTGGAGTCCGCAGCACACCGCGCCGCCGGACTCGCTGGCCGAGCAGACGCAGATGGTCACCGCGAACCTGCAGGTGTGCCTCGACTCCGTCGGCGCGACGCGCGACGACATCGTGATGGCACGGGTCTACATCGTCGACCTTTCACCGGAGCGACTCAACGAGGCGTTCCCGGCGCTGCTCGAGTTCTTCGGCGACGTCTATCCCAGCCTCACCGGCATCGGGGTGCAGGCGCTCGCGGGCCCGGAACTGCACATCGAGATCGAGATGGTGGTGCGGGTGCCCGACTGA
- a CDS encoding ABC transporter substrate-binding protein has protein sequence MRCLATLLVLLLTVVGCGRAADPPPSAAGEPGDVGYPLAVQNCGRDVVVESPPQRAVSLNQSSTEILLSLGLADRMVGTATWTDPVRADLAAANETVPRLADNKPSLETVLGADPDLVTASFVGTLGSGGVAERDQFHQLGVPTYLAPSDCEGKLVTSEDGARTQPLTMDLIYREITDLATLFDVPQRGDDLVAGLQQRLDAVNPADSGVTAAFWFSDIRTPYMAGCCGSPGIIAAETGLRNVFDDTHDEWPQVSWETVADRDPDVLVLADLSRRTIDGDALESKIEFLESNPVTSQLSAVRAQRYIVVNGADLNPSIRTVDGVEKVADGLTQFGLASPR, from the coding sequence GTGCGCTGCCTCGCCACACTGTTGGTCCTCCTGCTCACCGTCGTCGGCTGTGGACGCGCCGCCGACCCGCCACCGTCCGCGGCCGGGGAACCCGGCGACGTCGGATACCCGCTCGCGGTGCAGAACTGCGGCCGTGACGTGGTCGTCGAGTCACCCCCGCAGCGGGCGGTGTCACTGAACCAGAGTTCCACCGAGATCCTGCTGTCGCTGGGACTGGCCGACCGCATGGTCGGCACCGCCACGTGGACCGACCCGGTGCGCGCGGACCTGGCCGCCGCCAACGAGACCGTGCCGCGATTGGCCGACAACAAACCGTCATTGGAAACCGTCCTCGGCGCCGACCCCGACCTGGTCACCGCGTCGTTCGTCGGCACCCTCGGATCCGGGGGAGTGGCCGAGCGCGATCAGTTCCACCAGCTCGGCGTCCCCACCTATCTGGCGCCCAGCGACTGCGAAGGCAAACTGGTCACCAGTGAGGACGGGGCGCGCACCCAACCGCTCACGATGGATCTGATCTATCGGGAGATCACCGACCTGGCAACACTTTTCGATGTCCCCCAGCGCGGTGACGACCTCGTCGCCGGCCTGCAACAGCGCCTGGACGCCGTCAACCCCGCCGACTCCGGCGTCACCGCCGCGTTCTGGTTCTCCGACATCCGCACCCCGTACATGGCCGGATGTTGCGGATCGCCGGGCATCATCGCCGCCGAGACCGGCCTGCGCAACGTCTTCGACGACACCCACGACGAATGGCCACAGGTCAGCTGGGAGACGGTCGCCGACCGCGACCCCGACGTGCTGGTGCTGGCCGACCTGAGCCGACGCACCATCGACGGTGACGCGCTGGAGTCCAAAATCGAATTCCTGGAATCGAATCCGGTCACCAGCCAGCTCAGTGCAGTCAGGGCACAGCGCTACATCGTCGTCAACGGTGCCGATTTGAACCCGTCGATCCGCACCGTCGACGGCGTCGAGAAGGTCGCCGACGGGCTGACTCAGTTCGGGCTCGCGTCCCCGCGGTGA
- a CDS encoding FecCD family ABC transporter permease — MRSTSSLLPLLWGLSGVALVLSAAAAITIGPAAISVPDVYAVVVHHLGGPDSGVSPLQDGVVWQLRLPRAVLAAVCGAGLALCGAILQSLLRNPLADPFVLGVSSGASTGAVLVAVLGVGGGVLTLSGGAFLGAVVSFGLVLTLAYFAGGGTDRVVLAGVAGTQLFSALTSFVVLSSANAEQTRGVLFWLLGSLSGASWTDVQLCAAVVGFGLVCCLLMAPTMDAFAFGQDTAATLGVSVQRTRAVLLVLTALMTATVVAAAGAIGFVGLVLPHAARFLVGPNHVRLLPTVALLGAIFMVWVDAAARTVFEPQELPTGVVTALVGVPAFAVLLFRRRPVAS; from the coding sequence GTGAGGAGCACGTCGTCACTGCTGCCCCTGCTGTGGGGTCTGAGCGGCGTGGCGTTGGTGCTCTCGGCCGCCGCGGCGATCACCATCGGCCCGGCAGCGATCTCGGTGCCCGACGTCTACGCCGTCGTCGTCCACCACCTCGGCGGCCCGGACTCCGGAGTGTCACCGCTGCAGGACGGCGTCGTGTGGCAGCTGCGGCTGCCCCGGGCCGTGCTGGCCGCGGTGTGCGGCGCCGGGCTGGCGTTATGCGGCGCCATTCTGCAGTCGCTGTTGCGCAACCCCCTGGCGGATCCGTTCGTGCTCGGCGTGTCCTCCGGTGCGTCGACCGGCGCGGTCCTGGTCGCGGTGCTCGGTGTCGGCGGCGGAGTGCTGACGCTGTCCGGCGGCGCATTCCTGGGCGCGGTGGTGTCATTCGGGTTGGTGCTGACGTTGGCGTACTTCGCCGGCGGCGGCACCGACCGCGTCGTCCTCGCCGGTGTCGCAGGCACCCAACTGTTCTCGGCGTTGACGTCGTTCGTGGTGCTGTCGTCGGCCAACGCAGAGCAGACCCGCGGGGTGCTGTTCTGGTTACTCGGATCGCTGTCCGGTGCGTCGTGGACGGACGTGCAGCTGTGCGCGGCGGTGGTGGGCTTCGGCCTGGTGTGCTGCCTGCTGATGGCCCCGACGATGGACGCCTTCGCGTTCGGGCAGGACACCGCGGCCACGCTGGGGGTGTCGGTGCAACGCACCCGCGCGGTGCTGCTGGTGCTGACCGCGCTGATGACCGCCACCGTGGTGGCCGCGGCCGGGGCGATCGGCTTCGTCGGCCTGGTCCTCCCGCACGCCGCCCGCTTCCTGGTCGGCCCGAACCATGTGCGGCTGCTGCCCACGGTGGCGCTGCTGGGGGCCATCTTCATGGTGTGGGTGGACGCCGCCGCGCGCACCGTGTTCGAGCCGCAGGAACTGCCCACCGGCGTCGTCACCGCGCTGGTCGGGGTGCCCGCGTTCGCCGTCCTGCTGTTCCGGCGCCGACCGGTCGCGTCGTGA
- a CDS encoding ABC transporter ATP-binding protein produces MTLRAVGVCWRRSGKTVLDGVSLHPRPGSVVGLLGPNGSGKSSLLRLLAGLERPDSGHVQLHGRPLTAVTRRELACSVAMVGQHADTELDIRVTDVVRLGRLPHRRLFGADPDADTAVGEALAATGLSEMGQRLWHSLSGGERQRVQIARALAQHPSELLLDEPTNHLDIAHQLEILALVRRLDVTAVVALHDLNLAAMFCDELVVLTAGRVVAAGTPQEVLTEDLVAQVYGVRCRVAVDDGRPVIRYDAPLTREVFSGRRE; encoded by the coding sequence GTGACGCTGCGGGCCGTCGGCGTGTGCTGGCGCCGTTCCGGCAAGACGGTGCTCGACGGTGTCAGCCTGCATCCCCGACCCGGATCGGTCGTCGGACTGTTGGGGCCCAACGGATCCGGCAAGTCCTCGCTGCTGCGGCTGTTGGCCGGCTTGGAGCGCCCCGACTCCGGGCACGTGCAACTGCACGGGCGCCCGCTGACCGCCGTCACGCGCAGGGAGCTGGCCTGCTCCGTCGCCATGGTGGGCCAGCACGCCGACACCGAACTCGACATCCGGGTCACCGACGTGGTGCGGCTCGGGCGGCTGCCGCACCGCCGGCTGTTCGGTGCCGACCCCGACGCCGACACCGCCGTGGGCGAGGCGCTGGCGGCAACCGGTCTGTCTGAGATGGGACAACGGTTGTGGCACAGCCTGTCCGGAGGTGAGCGCCAGCGCGTCCAGATCGCTCGCGCGTTGGCGCAACACCCCAGCGAACTGCTGCTCGACGAGCCGACCAATCACCTCGACATCGCCCACCAGCTCGAGATCCTCGCTCTGGTGCGTCGCCTCGACGTCACCGCGGTCGTGGCGCTCCACGACCTGAACCTGGCCGCGATGTTCTGCGACGAACTGGTGGTGCTGACCGCCGGCCGCGTCGTGGCCGCAGGTACCCCGCAGGAGGTGCTCACCGAGGACCTGGTCGCGCAGGTCTACGGAGTGCGCTGCCGGGTCGCCGTCGACGACGGCCGCCCGGTCATCCGCTACGACGCACCCTTGACACGGGAGGTGTTCAGCGGGCGTCGCGAGTGA
- a CDS encoding type II toxin-antitoxin system Phd/YefM family antitoxin, which translates to MTEVASRELRNGTAGLLRRVQAGEEITVTVNGQPVARLTAYEPPRRRWLTREQLLSRISRAQADPGLRADLAMLAGDDTDDLGPLP; encoded by the coding sequence ATGACGGAGGTGGCATCCCGCGAACTGCGCAACGGTACGGCTGGCCTGCTCCGGCGTGTGCAGGCAGGTGAGGAGATCACCGTGACGGTGAACGGCCAACCCGTTGCCCGGCTCACCGCGTACGAACCCCCACGGCGCCGGTGGCTGACCCGAGAACAATTGCTGTCGCGCATATCTCGCGCGCAGGCCGATCCCGGACTGCGTGCCGACCTCGCGATGCTCGCCGGCGACGACACCGACGATCTGGGCCCGCTTCCGTGA
- a CDS encoding type II toxin-antitoxin system VapC family toxin: MTAAGVLDTSVFITSESGRQLRGELIPDEVATTVITLAELNTGVLAATSADVRAQRLATLDAVADITALPVDEDAARMWARLRVHLVESGRRVRINDLWIAAIAASRGLPVVTQDGDFDALDGVAGLTIIRV; the protein is encoded by the coding sequence GTGACCGCGGCCGGCGTGCTGGACACGTCGGTGTTCATCACCAGCGAAAGCGGACGGCAGCTGCGCGGCGAATTGATCCCGGACGAGGTCGCGACCACCGTCATCACGCTGGCCGAACTCAACACCGGCGTCCTGGCGGCCACGTCGGCGGACGTTCGGGCCCAACGATTGGCGACACTCGACGCCGTCGCCGACATCACCGCGCTTCCCGTCGACGAGGACGCAGCCCGCATGTGGGCGCGCCTGCGGGTTCATCTCGTGGAGAGCGGTCGTCGGGTGCGGATCAACGACCTGTGGATTGCCGCGATCGCGGCATCGCGGGGGCTGCCCGTCGTCACCCAGGACGGCGACTTCGACGCTCTCGACGGTGTCGCCGGGCTGACCATCATTCGTGTCTGA
- a CDS encoding alpha/beta fold hydrolase: MTVVFVHGNPETSAIWGPLVAALGRDDVVLLSPPGFGAPLPEGFGATYLEYRDWLEGELEKIDGPIDLVGHDWGGGHVVNVVMHRPELVRSWVSDVVGLFDPDYVWHDMAQVWQTPGAGEEMLQNMMGGGVQSRTELMVSLGIPADIGAAIAEHQNDDMVTAILALYRSAAQPAMAEAGRDLERAQARPGLALLATDDPYIGASDTRHRAAERAGARTAVLEGLGHWWMVEDPQRGAAALTEFWDSL; encoded by the coding sequence ATGACCGTCGTCTTCGTCCATGGCAATCCGGAAACCTCGGCGATCTGGGGACCGCTCGTCGCGGCACTCGGCCGCGATGACGTCGTGCTGCTCTCGCCGCCCGGCTTCGGCGCCCCGCTCCCCGAGGGGTTCGGCGCCACCTATCTGGAGTACCGCGACTGGCTGGAAGGCGAGCTGGAGAAGATCGACGGACCCATCGACCTGGTCGGTCACGATTGGGGCGGCGGGCACGTCGTCAACGTCGTCATGCACCGCCCCGAACTCGTGCGCAGCTGGGTCAGCGACGTAGTCGGGCTGTTCGACCCCGACTACGTGTGGCACGACATGGCCCAGGTGTGGCAGACGCCCGGCGCGGGCGAGGAGATGCTGCAGAACATGATGGGCGGGGGAGTGCAGTCTCGCACCGAGCTGATGGTCTCGCTCGGGATCCCCGCCGACATCGGGGCGGCGATCGCCGAACACCAGAACGACGACATGGTGACCGCGATCCTGGCGCTCTACCGGTCGGCCGCCCAGCCCGCGATGGCCGAAGCCGGCCGCGACCTGGAGCGGGCGCAGGCGCGGCCCGGTCTGGCGTTGCTCGCCACCGACGACCCCTACATCGGCGCCAGCGACACCCGTCACCGGGCCGCCGAACGCGCCGGGGCGCGCACCGCGGTGCTGGAAGGTCTGGGCCACTGGTGGATGGTCGAGGACCCGCAGCGCGGAGCGGCCGCCCTGACGGAGTTCTGGGACTCCCTCTAG
- a CDS encoding YiaA/YiaB family inner membrane protein produces MDAFDAMSKNTSAFFLQAAIAFGVSFLGVLGGIFFLPLDIWPRLFLAMSAVFLVTSSFTLAKVIRDQQEAATIRVRLDEVRMEKLLAEHNPFTTDPLK; encoded by the coding sequence ATGGATGCTTTCGACGCGATGTCCAAGAACACCAGCGCCTTCTTCCTGCAGGCCGCCATCGCCTTCGGGGTGAGCTTCCTCGGGGTGTTGGGCGGGATCTTCTTCCTGCCGCTCGACATCTGGCCGCGGCTGTTCCTCGCCATGAGCGCGGTCTTCCTCGTCACGAGCTCGTTCACGCTGGCGAAGGTGATCCGCGATCAGCAGGAGGCGGCCACGATCCGGGTCCGGCTCGACGAGGTGCGGATGGAAAAGCTACTGGCCGAACACAACCCATTCACCACCGACCCGCTGAAATAG
- a CDS encoding CopG family transcriptional regulator: MGMTLRTSAAQTDALRRQAAVEGRSMQAVALSAIDEYIARRAHETKVDAVLERVVAEESGVLERLKDA; the protein is encoded by the coding sequence GTGGGCATGACACTTCGCACCAGTGCGGCGCAGACCGACGCTCTGCGCCGGCAGGCCGCCGTGGAGGGGCGTTCGATGCAGGCTGTGGCCTTGTCGGCAATCGACGAATACATCGCCCGCCGCGCGCATGAAACCAAGGTCGACGCAGTGTTGGAGCGGGTCGTGGCCGAGGAGAGCGGAGTCTTGGAGCGGCTCAAGGACGCGTGA
- a CDS encoding type II toxin-antitoxin system death-on-curing family toxin produces MIEYLDLEDLLRVARRVVGPDVAVRDYGLLSSAAARPQASLFGEDAYPDLHLKAAALMQSLARNHALVDGNKRLAWTACRTFLALNGQWLSASEDERFDFVIRVATGAQSELDDIAEQLRGWSHEE; encoded by the coding sequence GTGATCGAGTATCTGGATCTCGAGGACCTGCTGAGGGTGGCTCGTCGTGTGGTCGGGCCGGACGTAGCGGTGCGCGACTACGGGTTGCTCTCGTCGGCGGCGGCACGCCCGCAGGCTTCGCTGTTCGGCGAAGACGCCTATCCCGATCTTCACCTCAAGGCCGCGGCATTGATGCAATCACTGGCCCGCAACCATGCGCTGGTTGACGGAAACAAGCGACTGGCGTGGACCGCGTGTCGAACCTTCCTGGCGCTCAACGGTCAATGGCTCAGCGCATCCGAAGATGAGCGTTTCGACTTCGTCATACGGGTGGCCACCGGTGCCCAATCCGAGCTGGATGACATCGCCGAGCAGCTGCGCGGGTGGAGCCACGAAGAGTGA
- a CDS encoding cupin domain-containing protein: protein MTSRHATSLINGELVEESDLGSIRRVIADHFPILSGLSIKRIVINPGAMRTPHWHANCNELTYVVSGTSFVSVLDSYSKFSSFTVSAGDMFHIDSGSLHHIENIGEEPAEFILAFRSERPEDFGLAASFGAMTDAVLGNTYDLPASDFTAMRRDTVDRKLARRSGDAEVPATAWFDDPHKFSIEAQSPAIGVAVGSARLARAQYWPALKDLSMYSLRIREDGMREPHWHPITAEMGYVHKGSGRMTVMDPDGSLDTYLLNEGDVYFIPRAYPHHIEVIDSPDIHFAIFFDQPMPGDIGYRASASAYSREVLAATFNVHIDDLPAFPFTKTDPLIVGRVNPVDAV from the coding sequence ATGACCAGCCGGCATGCCACGTCCCTGATCAACGGTGAGCTCGTCGAGGAGTCCGACCTCGGCTCGATCCGCCGCGTCATCGCGGATCACTTCCCTATCCTGTCGGGGCTGTCGATCAAACGGATCGTCATCAACCCCGGCGCGATGCGCACTCCGCACTGGCACGCCAACTGCAACGAGCTCACCTACGTGGTCTCGGGCACGTCCTTCGTGTCGGTGCTCGACAGTTACAGCAAGTTCTCCAGTTTCACGGTCAGCGCCGGCGACATGTTCCACATCGACTCGGGGTCGCTGCACCACATCGAGAACATCGGTGAGGAGCCGGCCGAGTTCATCCTGGCGTTCCGCAGCGAGCGACCCGAGGACTTCGGGTTGGCCGCGTCGTTCGGCGCGATGACGGACGCGGTGCTGGGTAACACCTATGACCTGCCGGCCTCGGACTTCACCGCGATGCGCCGCGACACGGTCGACCGCAAGCTGGCCCGGCGCAGCGGGGACGCCGAGGTGCCGGCGACGGCGTGGTTCGACGACCCGCACAAGTTCTCGATCGAGGCGCAGAGCCCGGCCATCGGGGTCGCGGTCGGGTCCGCCCGACTGGCCCGCGCCCAGTACTGGCCGGCGTTGAAGGACCTGTCCATGTATTCGCTGCGCATCCGCGAGGACGGCATGCGCGAACCGCACTGGCATCCGATCACCGCCGAAATGGGCTACGTGCACAAGGGTTCCGGGCGGATGACGGTGATGGACCCGGACGGTTCACTGGACACATACCTGCTCAACGAGGGCGACGTGTACTTCATCCCGCGCGCCTACCCACACCACATCGAGGTCATCGACTCCCCCGACATCCACTTCGCGATCTTCTTCGACCAGCCGATGCCCGGCGACATCGGTTACCGCGCGTCGGCCAGCGCGTACTCACGGGAGGTTCTGGCCGCGACGTTCAACGTGCACATCGACGACCTGCCCGCGTTCCCGTTCACCAAGACCGACCCGCTGATCGTCGGGCGGGTCAACCCGGTGGACGCGGTGTGA
- a CDS encoding NAD(P)H-binding protein, whose protein sequence is MTEPILVTGATGNTGAPVVSGLRSRGCVVRAATRRPDPGDGDAVRFDWFDPSTFAAALAGVRSIYLVAPAGVADPAPVVRPFLEQAAADGVRRVVALSSSAVARGEPLLGEIHTMVVDLFSEPTVLRPSWFMQNFTRDHALAEGIRRSREIVTATGDGRLGFIDAADIAAVAVEALVAERPVGVELVLTGPEALSYGQAAAIVSDVAGTPVRHVDVTTAELADRLTRAGLTGEFAASLAALDERVRAGEQNLVTTTVHDVTGRRPTSLREFLAVHRACLA, encoded by the coding sequence ATGACTGAGCCCATCCTGGTCACCGGCGCGACGGGCAACACCGGCGCGCCCGTCGTGTCGGGTCTGCGCAGCCGCGGTTGCGTCGTGCGCGCGGCGACCCGCCGTCCCGACCCCGGTGACGGTGACGCCGTCAGGTTCGACTGGTTCGACCCGAGCACCTTCGCCGCCGCCCTGGCCGGCGTGCGGTCGATCTACCTCGTCGCCCCCGCCGGGGTGGCCGATCCGGCCCCGGTGGTGCGTCCCTTTCTCGAGCAGGCCGCGGCGGACGGGGTGCGGCGCGTCGTGGCGTTGAGTTCGTCGGCGGTGGCCCGCGGGGAGCCGCTGCTCGGCGAGATCCACACGATGGTCGTCGACCTCTTCAGCGAGCCCACGGTGCTGCGACCGTCGTGGTTCATGCAGAACTTCACCCGCGATCACGCACTGGCCGAGGGCATTCGGCGGTCACGCGAGATCGTCACGGCCACCGGCGACGGCCGCCTCGGCTTCATCGACGCCGCTGACATCGCCGCCGTCGCAGTCGAGGCATTGGTGGCGGAGCGGCCGGTGGGCGTCGAGTTGGTGCTGACCGGTCCGGAGGCGCTGTCCTACGGACAGGCCGCAGCCATCGTCTCCGACGTCGCGGGCACGCCGGTCCGACATGTGGACGTGACGACGGCCGAATTGGCCGACCGGCTCACCCGAGCCGGCTTGACGGGCGAGTTCGCCGCCAGCCTGGCAGCGCTGGACGAACGTGTCCGGGCCGGCGAGCAGAACCTGGTGACGACGACCGTCCACGACGTCACCGGTCGTCGGCCGACGTCCTTGCGAGAATTCCTCGCCGTTCACCGCGCGTGCTTAGCATGA
- a CDS encoding nuclear transport factor 2 family protein, protein MNEDWTTVATDDERHAHSDRVVDTLLDSLRRNDMRAFADQWAPDGVMEFPFAPPGYRVLNGRDDVWDYVKDYTATIRLDEITEHRRHHTLDPTVVILEFSAKGVAVQTNRPYRMDYVGVVTIGPDGIRHYRDYWNSLAAAAAMGGVDALMAGFTAKAADD, encoded by the coding sequence ATGAACGAAGATTGGACCACCGTGGCCACCGACGACGAACGACACGCCCACTCCGATCGGGTGGTGGACACCCTGCTCGACAGCCTGCGCCGCAATGACATGCGAGCCTTCGCCGACCAGTGGGCCCCCGACGGGGTGATGGAGTTCCCGTTCGCGCCACCCGGATACCGGGTGCTGAACGGCCGCGACGACGTCTGGGATTACGTCAAGGATTACACCGCCACCATCCGCCTCGACGAGATCACCGAGCACCGGCGGCATCACACCCTGGACCCGACCGTCGTGATACTCGAGTTCTCCGCCAAAGGTGTTGCCGTACAGACGAACAGACCCTACCGGATGGACTACGTCGGGGTCGTCACGATCGGACCCGACGGCATACGGCACTACCGCGACTACTGGAACTCGCTGGCCGCGGCGGCCGCGATGGGCGGAGTGGACGCCCTGATGGCCGGCTTCACCGCGAAGGCCGCCGATGACTGA
- a CDS encoding TetR-like C-terminal domain-containing protein, producing MRTRATLRAGVTDGIVEAVLDELAAVGFGRLTMDGVARRARAGKAALYRRWSSKQEMVLEVVTTISVPMAETAPTEDLADDVARLVHGVADWLTDARMSRIIPDLIAEATRNPELAAALTERLGSARRNYGQAVIDAAITRGEVSPDVDSEYVLDLIAAPVFWRICGRREQVTPAYLNRVVDTVLHALGSPRA from the coding sequence ATGCGAACCAGGGCGACGCTGCGAGCCGGCGTGACCGACGGCATCGTCGAGGCGGTGCTCGACGAGCTCGCCGCGGTCGGCTTCGGCAGGCTGACGATGGACGGGGTGGCCCGGCGCGCGCGAGCAGGCAAGGCGGCGCTGTACCGGCGCTGGTCGTCGAAGCAGGAGATGGTGCTCGAGGTCGTGACGACCATCAGCGTGCCGATGGCCGAGACCGCCCCGACCGAGGATCTCGCCGACGACGTCGCCCGTCTCGTGCACGGCGTCGCCGACTGGCTAACCGACGCGCGGATGTCGCGAATCATCCCCGATCTCATCGCCGAGGCCACGCGCAATCCCGAGCTCGCCGCCGCTCTGACCGAACGGCTCGGCTCCGCCCGCAGGAACTACGGGCAGGCGGTGATCGACGCCGCGATCACCCGCGGCGAGGTGTCACCTGACGTCGACAGCGAATACGTACTCGATCTGATCGCCGCCCCGGTCTTCTGGCGGATCTGCGGACGCCGCGAACAGGTGACGCCGGCATACCTCAATCGAGTGGTCGATACCGTCCTGCACGCGTTGGGCTCGCCCCGGGCGTAG